A stretch of DNA from Myxococcota bacterium:
AGCGATGCAGGAACGAATCAAGTGCCATAGGCCCGTGTTCGCTTGAGCCTTGCGCGTAGATTTCAATGCGATTGCAAGTGCTCAATATAGCCGCTTCTTCAATCACTTCTTCCAGTAGCGCTTCACGCAGCGCATCTTTCAAGGCGCTGCCGGGGAATGCGACCCTTTCCCGAAGCTCAATGGGCGTCTGAGCATGATTCAGCCCAACACAAATTAAATCAGAGCTCGGCATGCCTGCTCCAACTAAAATAATGAAGAACAAAAAAACCTAAAAGCACGAGCGTCACGCCCCCCAGCGTGGTCAAAACCGCCAGACGTCCCCGCCAGCCCACCAGAAATCGAGCAAGCAACACAAAAGCAAATAGCGCCCAGTTCGCGATCGACCAAAGTTGTCTGAGATCTAGATACCATCCATCGCCCCACTGCTCAAAGGCTAACCGAGATCCCGCAAGAATGCCAAATGTCATCAAAACAAAAGCCGCAATGAGCAGACGCAAGCTCCATAAATCCATGGCTTGTATCGAAGGCAGCGCCACGACTTGCTTACGATATTTCAATGTATGATCCTGATACAAATACAAAAGTGACGTCACTGCCGTGAGCATCAACAGAATATCGGAAGCAATCGCTGAAAATAGATGTATCAGTAACACGTGATACCAACCATTTTGTCTCGACAAAGTGGGCCCGTCAAGACATTACGGGATCTTTGAGGACGTGCCCGGTTAAAATGCACACAACCGTATCATGACTCTTCACAAATTTCTGATCAACTAATTTTTTAAGGCCTGCCAG
This window harbors:
- the ccsA gene encoding cytochrome c biogenesis protein CcsA is translated as MLLIHLFSAIASDILLMLTAVTSLLYLYQDHTLKYRKQVVALPSIQAMDLWSLRLLIAAFVLMTFGILAGSRLAFEQWGDGWYLDLRQLWSIANWALFAFVLLARFLVGWRGRLAVLTTLGGVTLVLLGFFVLHYFSWSRHAEL